In Leptospira licerasiae serovar Varillal str. VAR 010, the sequence TTTTGATAGAGAACGGTGCTAACCCAAATCACGATCCGGGCGGAATCGAAGAATATCCACTCTTCTTAGCAGTGGGAGGCGCTTCTTCTCCTTCTAATTTAGCGATTGTAGAATATTTGTTGGCGAACGGTTCCAAAGCAGTGTTCACTAGCAGATTAAAAGACGCCCACACTCCTAATGGGAGTTACCAGATCGGTGCAAGAAACGCATTTCATTACGCTACAGAACCGAAACAAACTGATCTCAAAATTTTGGATGTTTTAGCTAAGGCCGGAACAAACCTAAATCATAGAGACGCAGAAGGTAAAACTCCTCTTATGGAAGCCATCCAGAGAAAAAATATTTCTGCTGCTCAGAAATTGATCCAGCTAGGATCTGATCTTACACTTGCGGATAACCAAGGTAAGACGGCACTAGATCTGGCAAAAGAATATCATCTGGATGAAATAGAACGGATTTTGGCCGAAAAACTTTCCTCTAAGACACAATAATTCAAAATCTTCTTAGTATACAGTTTTTAGAGTATACCTAACAGACATTTCGGTATAGGATTCTTTTTTCTAAAAACCTTTAACAATTGTAAGGTTGTCATGTAGATTCGTCGTCATATCAACGTTATATAGGCGAAAATTTCTTTCATGATCGTTCCATGCGAAGACACACTTGATTCTCATCCAGAAAAGCCAAATCCTAAAGCTAAAGAAAAAGCTTTAGGCCAATTTTTCACGCCTTCTGCCTTAGTGGGACCGATGTTGGAATGGGTTTCAGATACTAAAGCTGTTTTAGAAGGAAAAAAGATCAAAGTTTTGGATCCTGGAATGGGAGAAGGAATTTTTTTCCAAGAGTTTCTGGATCGTTTTCCTGAACTGGATAGCGAGTTCCATGGTTGGGAGATCGATCCGATCTTGCATGAGAAGTGTATACAAAACCTAGAGAGATCCGGTTTATCCAAAAATCGTTTTCATTTGGTGTTAGGGGACTTTCTACAAAACGAAAAGAAAGAATACTACGATATCATACTATGCAATCCTCCTTATCTTCGACTCAGCCATTCTAAACATGGAAAAAAATTGATCCGTCAATTCGCAGAGGACATCAAAGAGGAGATTCCTGGGACAGCAAATCTGTATGTCTTCTTTCTTCTCCGTATACTAAGGCTTTTAGAGCCGGGAGGACGGGCGTCCATACTTGTGCCTTACGAATTCTTGAACGCTGGATACGGAGTTCCGATAAAAAAAGCGATCATTCAATCAGGATATCTTCGTCGTATACTTATCCTAGATTCTTCCTGGTCCTTATTTACGGGAGCTGTGACTTCCTCCTGTATACTATTCTTGGAAAATTCAAGAACAAACGAAGAAGGTTTTCTTTGGTCTAGGACCTCATCCTTCATTAAAGGAGAAAGTATAGAACTTTCAGAGATTGTCTGGAGAAAAATCCGTCCCGATGCCGAAGCAAAGTGGACAAGATTATTGAGCGAGGACTCGGAACCGATACAAAACATAAAAAATGATGATAAAAATTCACCTAACAATAATTATGTGACTATGCCCGAAGATATTCGTCAAGGATGGGTCCCTATTAAGGAATTCGGAAGTTTTAGGAGAGGAATTGCAACTGGGGACAACGGATACTTTCTTTTATCCGAAAAAGACGCTTCGAACTTATCCATTCCTCGCAATTATCTTAGATCTTCTATTCCGAAAGCTCAATACGCACTGTCTCCATTTTTTACAGGAGATGATTGGATCACTTTGAAGTCTCAAGGTGCTAAAGTCTGGCTCCTAGACGCAAAAGAAGTCCCGAACAATCAGGAAGGAGAAGGTATAAACAAATATCTGGAAGAAGGAATTAAACGAGGTGTTCCTAAACGTTTTCTTCCTTCCAAAAGAAAACCTTGGCATTCGCAGGAAAATCGAGGACCTTGTCGGATCTTAGCTACTTCTTTTCACAGGGAAGAAGTTCGATTCGTGTTCAACCAAAGCCCTGCAGTCCATTTGACTTGTTTTCATGGATTTTCCGCAAAGCCGGAGTATACTCATTTCGAAGAATATTTATTTGCCTATCTGATTACCCCTCACGTTCGTAAGGAGTTGGAATCTAGAACTAGAGAGTATGCTCAAGGACTACGAAAAGTGGAACCGGGAGATCTGAATTCTCTTCTTGTGCCGGATTTCAGAAAATTAAAAGAAGCGGAGAAGGAGAAGATAGGAAAATTACTCCATAATTATAGGAATATGATCCGACCTTGGACTCCTGGCCGTAGACAAAAAGGGGAAAAGGGGATCAGAAACCCGGAAGAAGAAGCGATACTCAAGAGTATTGAGACGGAATTTCTAACCGGGTTATAAGATTAACTACTTTAGATTTTTATAAAGTTTATCCAAAAGCCGGACTAGATCCTTTTTTTCCGGCTCGGTAAAACCTTTATAAAGACCTGCAAGCAAAGAGCGAGAGATCCCAAGCATCACAGGACGAATAGAGTAGGCCTTGCGAGTAAGTTGCAGATTGACTACCCTTTGGTCCTGAGTGTCTCTGACCCTTTCCACATAACCGAGATCTTGCAGTTTATCCACAAGCGCTGTCAGAGTGGACTTATCCCTGTCTATCATCCGAGCGATGTCTTGCATCGGAACCCGTTTGGACATTGCAAGGGCGAATAAAATATCCGCATGGGTAGTGGTCAATTGCCCTAAACCTTTGTCTTTCAGTTCCGAATTCAGACGTCTATGGAATTCGTCCCTGATCCTAGAAATCAGATAAATGATCGTACGAGGATTCATTTTAGAATACCTTGCCGATTAGGCGAATTGGTAGAGATAGATCACTTCGCCGATAGCTGCAGGTTTTGCTGCGCCTTCTACTTCGAAGCTGAGTTTTAAGGTCATTCTTGCGGTACCTCTTAGATCCTTCAGTTCTACTAGTTCTGCTCTAAGTTTGAGCTTGGAACCCACCTTAACAGGATCTAAAAAGCGGAGTTTTTCCATTCCGTAGTTGATCCCCATTTTGATATTTCGTAGTTCTAAGATCTGGCTCAACAGGTAAGGAGCCATGGAAAGTGTAAGATAACCGTGAGCGATAGTTGTCCCGAATGGTGATTCTTTGGCAGCTCTTGCCGGATCCGTATGGATCCATTGGTGGTCGAGGGTAGCATTTGCAAATGTATCGATTTGTGCCTGGGTGATTTCATGAGCGTCAGATACGCCTAGTTCTTTTCCTTCGTATGCTTGTAATTCTGCGAAGCTGGAGAGTACGAGTTTAGCCATATGATTTTGTCCCTGTATCTATATATCCAAAACCTTAAAGCCTTAAATAGTTTTGTCACCAACTTTTTAGGAAAAACCAGAACGACTGTTCTGTTCGTGAGCCAAAGTTTTCAGGCGGAGGCGCAAAGTCGTCGAGAGGAATTGGCACGCAGAGGCGCAAAGACGCAGAGTTTTGTATAGGGTTACTTTAACAATATTTTTCCGTGACCCTTGTGTCCTTCTCCGCGGCTTCGTGGCTCTGCGTGAGAAAAAACTGCATCTCTCTTACCTAATCTTTACTTTAGAAAAATTTAAAGTTCTTTACTGAGAATTAGAACACTCGTTCTGTTTTTCTCGAAAAAACTCTGCGTGATCTTTGTGTCTCTAACAACGGTATTGAAAAGCGTTCTCAGCTCGAAAAAAGGAAAATTGTAAAATTAGAAAATGATAGAATCCGGTCTTCCGAGCTGTTGGAAAGCCCCCGTTCGGGATTTTAGATTGACATAGGCGAGTAATCGAGTTTGATAGAAGTTAGATATGGGAAGTTCGCCGGACCATCTAGGCCCCCTGCTGATTCAATTCCTCCTGGGAGTAGGATTCTCCGCTCTCATACTCGGACTCGCTTTTCTACTAAACCCCAAAAAAAGATCCAAACCTCACGATACTTTTGAGTGCGGGGTACCGTATTACGGGGATGCAAAGGGATTGTTTAATATCAAGTTTTACCTAGTCGCAGTTCTGTTCATCCTTTTCGATATAGAGGCGATCTTCCTTTTTCCATATGCCGTGAATTTAAAATCATTCAAAGAGGCTGGGTTGGGTAATTTTCTCTTAATAGAGATGTTTGTTTTTATCTTCACACTTGTGGTTGGATTGTATTATATTCGGAAGAAGGGGGCCTTAGAATGGGATTAAACGAACAACTTGCTCAACCCGGATCGTCTTACGGAGATTCCTTCCAGATTGCGACCGTAGATTCGGTTATCAATTGGGGAAGAAGTTACTCCTTATGGCCTTATCCATTCGCGACTGCATGTTGCGGGATCGAATACATGAGTACCTCTTGCGCAGATTATGATATCGCCAGGTTCGGAGCGGAAAGGCCTTCTTTTTCTCCAAGACAAGCGGATATGATCCTAGTTCTCGGGACCATCACTTACAAAATGGCTCCGGTTCTTCGTGAAATTTACGACCAATTAGCCGAACCAAAGTTTGTGATCAGCTATGGAGCTTGCGCTTCTTCTGGTGGAATGTTCCACGCATACTCTGTTTTACAGGGAATCGACAGGATACTTCCTGTGGATCTA encodes:
- a CDS encoding ankyrin repeat domain-containing protein gives rise to the protein MDLLAKYGKLRRESWAVLVFVFGLATYADTELDKQFLSAVKEGDLRKVELLLNQGATVDAKDDDGRTAIMLAEGEDVVEFLIKHGANINAQDVDGNSVLFYRLLPILKVKIPDMDDLAEAKRLIESGALVEYTARKGEDQKPVSLLNMAIRNQSLVLVKFLIENGANPNHDPGGIEEYPLFLAVGGASSPSNLAIVEYLLANGSKAVFTSRLKDAHTPNGSYQIGARNAFHYATEPKQTDLKILDVLAKAGTNLNHRDAEGKTPLMEAIQRKNISAAQKLIQLGSDLTLADNQGKTALDLAKEYHLDEIERILAEKLSSKTQ
- a CDS encoding HsdM family class I SAM-dependent methyltransferase — encoded protein: MIVPCEDTLDSHPEKPNPKAKEKALGQFFTPSALVGPMLEWVSDTKAVLEGKKIKVLDPGMGEGIFFQEFLDRFPELDSEFHGWEIDPILHEKCIQNLERSGLSKNRFHLVLGDFLQNEKKEYYDIILCNPPYLRLSHSKHGKKLIRQFAEDIKEEIPGTANLYVFFLLRILRLLEPGGRASILVPYEFLNAGYGVPIKKAIIQSGYLRRILILDSSWSLFTGAVTSSCILFLENSRTNEEGFLWSRTSSFIKGESIELSEIVWRKIRPDAEAKWTRLLSEDSEPIQNIKNDDKNSPNNNYVTMPEDIRQGWVPIKEFGSFRRGIATGDNGYFLLSEKDASNLSIPRNYLRSSIPKAQYALSPFFTGDDWITLKSQGAKVWLLDAKEVPNNQEGEGINKYLEEGIKRGVPKRFLPSKRKPWHSQENRGPCRILATSFHREEVRFVFNQSPAVHLTCFHGFSAKPEYTHFEEYLFAYLITPHVRKELESRTREYAQGLRKVEPGDLNSLLVPDFRKLKEAEKEKIGKLLHNYRNMIRPWTPGRRQKGEKGIRNPEEEAILKSIETEFLTGL
- a CDS encoding MarR family winged helix-turn-helix transcriptional regulator: MNPRTIIYLISRIRDEFHRRLNSELKDKGLGQLTTTHADILFALAMSKRVPMQDIARMIDRDKSTLTALVDKLQDLGYVERVRDTQDQRVVNLQLTRKAYSIRPVMLGISRSLLAGLYKGFTEPEKKDLVRLLDKLYKNLK
- a CDS encoding MaoC family dehydratase → MAKLVLSSFAELQAYEGKELGVSDAHEITQAQIDTFANATLDHQWIHTDPARAAKESPFGTTIAHGYLTLSMAPYLLSQILELRNIKMGINYGMEKLRFLDPVKVGSKLKLRAELVELKDLRGTARMTLKLSFEVEGAAKPAAIGEVIYLYQFA
- a CDS encoding NADH-quinone oxidoreductase subunit A translates to MGSSPDHLGPLLIQFLLGVGFSALILGLAFLLNPKKRSKPHDTFECGVPYYGDAKGLFNIKFYLVAVLFILFDIEAIFLFPYAVNLKSFKEAGLGNFLLIEMFVFIFTLVVGLYYIRKKGALEWD
- a CDS encoding NADH-quinone oxidoreductase subunit B — its product is MGLNEQLAQPGSSYGDSFQIATVDSVINWGRSYSLWPYPFATACCGIEYMSTSCADYDIARFGAERPSFSPRQADMILVLGTITYKMAPVLREIYDQLAEPKFVISYGACASSGGMFHAYSVLQGIDRILPVDLYVPGCPPRPEALLDAVIKLQEKVKTQGLEARRQEVMDKIREMNERNKPLVVQ